From Sulfurirhabdus autotrophica:
ATCGCTGTACATTTTTTCCAGGTTGACCTGCAATTTCTGCATTAACCCATTGGCTACTTTACGTGCAATTTCAGCATCTTGCATTAAAGGCAACAATACAACAAACTCATCCCCGCCCCAACGTGCCAACACGTCAGACTCCCGCAGACTCGCCCGCAAAATACTGCTCACATCAACCAATAACTGGTCTCCCGATTTATGACCATGCAAGTCATTAATCTGCTTGAAATTATCCAGATCGATAAAAAAAATGGCGAATTTTGTCTGAGCAAAATTTGAATGACTGATTTCTTGTGCGATGCGCTCGTCCAGGTACACCCGGTTAGGCAAATTGGTCAGGGCATCATGCATTGCCATGTGACTGATACGCTTCTCCTGCATGTGCGCTTCTGTTACATCCCTCAGCACACCCCGAATACCCTGCACTATTCCTTTTTTCTGGTGCAGAGCAAATTTTCCTTCAACCCAATGCTCATGCTGATCATCTCGCATCATGCGGAACCGCATGTTTACAGTGCCACCATCACCTTTGAGCAACTCTTCCAGCAAGCTTTCCAGAGCCACTTTGTCATAGTTATTTAAAAGTGAAGTAAAGGGCCGTCCAAGATAACTGAATTTGTCATGATCTTCATTACCGAGTAATTTAAACCAGTGATCTGACAGAAAAACCAGTTTTCCATCTTGAGAGAGTTCGATCACGACTTCATTCAACAATTCCAAGGTGTCGGAATAGGCTGCTTTTGCCTCTGCTTCCGCATTTGCCTGGCTCAAGCTTCTGATTTCATCCAGCTCACTGCGGAAATGCAGTTTTTTCAACAGCTTTTCCATGATGCAAAATTTGGTTATTCCGGATTGAAACAGATTGATGCCGACAAAAAACAATATCGACAGCCAGATCCATAACCACTGAGGCTGTAAATAAATCAAAGCGCCGTTGCCCAGAATAAATCCGCCCACCAACGTACGGATTGCTGGCTCGATATATGTCCGCTTAATCATTTTATATTTTTAACTTGACAAAAATTTTCCCCTGTTCAATTTATAACATAAAATTAAATTTATTATCAATAAATTTAATTTTATCAATCAGTTGAATTAGAACAATTTTATAAATTCAAGGCGTACAGCGACCATACCAGCCTGAGTAGGTCTATGCCTTCAGTAATTACAAGGTACGGGAGTAGCGGGGTTTAATTTCAACGGGTTGTTTGAGATAAGCGTCAAAACTCATTGCAATATTGCGCAGGAACATGCGCCCCGTTTCGGTCACACGGATAAACGCTGGATTTAACTCAATCAATCCGTCCGCCTGCATTTCTGCAAGATCAGTGATTGCATCTTCAAAATAAGTGTCAAATTCAATCTCCCACCGCCGCGAGAATTGTGCTTTATCAATCTCTAAATCACTCATGATGGTGACGATGGCATCCCGTCTTATCCTGTCGTCGAGCGTAATGCGCAACCCTCGTTCTGTCGCCAACGCACCCTTATAGATAAGGTTTTGATACTCAGCCAGATTTTTGGCATTTTGCACATAAACCTCATCCGTCTGACTGATTGCTGACACGCCAAAAGCGTAAATATCACAGTCTTTATGCGTGGTATACCCCTGAAAATTACGATATAGGGTTTTGCTTTGCTGAGCTTTGACCAGCTCGTCACCAGGTTTGGCAAAATGATCCATCCCTATATAAACATAGCCAGCCTGATTTAATTTCTCGAGCAATAATTGTTGCAATGCAATGCGGGTGGGTAAATCTGGCAGATCCGATTCCTGGATCAGTTTTTGGTGTTTCTTCATCCACGGTACATGCGCATAACTGAACACTGCCAGTCGGTCTGGCGCCATATCAATAATTTTATCCAGTGTTTCTGAAAACCCTGCCACTGTCTGGTGTGGCAGGCCCACCATCAAATCCATATTGATACTTTGAATTCCTGCCTCACGC
This genomic window contains:
- a CDS encoding EAL domain-containing protein — encoded protein: MIKRTYIEPAIRTLVGGFILGNGALIYLQPQWLWIWLSILFFVGINLFQSGITKFCIMEKLLKKLHFRSELDEIRSLSQANAEAEAKAAYSDTLELLNEVVIELSQDGKLVFLSDHWFKLLGNEDHDKFSYLGRPFTSLLNNYDKVALESLLEELLKGDGGTVNMRFRMMRDDQHEHWVEGKFALHQKKGIVQGIRGVLRDVTEAHMQEKRISHMAMHDALTNLPNRVYLDERIAQEISHSNFAQTKFAIFFIDLDNFKQINDLHGHKSGDQLLVDVSSILRASLRESDVLARWGGDEFVVLLPLMQDAEIARKVANGLMQKLQVNLEKMYSDTFVTLSIGIAIFPDDAETGGDLLVQADKALFYAKSQGRNNIQMFGEMQASAPGYEDSEMTARFAAAVKQNLLQVYYQPVMDATNYRNIVGVEALARWHDEKYGWVSPAIFIPLAENLGLINEVGRQVFEQALNHFSKCSGVCANLKLALNVSKRQLVSNDFYEMIVAMVQGYGMNPGQIILEITESIALQGVDQAKSHLQKLADAGFSLSLDDFGTGFSSLSHVHELPFDEIKIDISFVRRIKTPEGRVLVKTIVDMGHAMQQILVAEGVEDSETADILREMGVERLQGYYFSRPMPKENCATFISELLQINELAT
- the hemN gene encoding oxygen-independent coproporphyrinogen III oxidase gives rise to the protein MELAAALLEKYSKPGPRYTSYPTAPYFSEAFGEQAWREELQKTQSSGRDLSLYVHVPFCDTLCYYCGCNMVATKNYTKATAYLEYLFKEIDSIAALTAPDRTVRQIHWGGGTPTYLHPDDIRRLFIHLSSQFKVDAAAEIGCEVDPRELTREHVIALAESGFNRLSLGVQELQDNVQQAVNRVQSESLIREVYGWMREAGIQSINMDLMVGLPHQTVAGFSETLDKIIDMAPDRLAVFSYAHVPWMKKHQKLIQESDLPDLPTRIALQQLLLEKLNQAGYVYIGMDHFAKPGDELVKAQQSKTLYRNFQGYTTHKDCDIYAFGVSAISQTDEVYVQNAKNLAEYQNLIYKGALATERGLRITLDDRIRRDAIVTIMSDLEIDKAQFSRRWEIEFDTYFEDAITDLAEMQADGLIELNPAFIRVTETGRMFLRNIAMSFDAYLKQPVEIKPRYSRTL